The following DNA comes from Nitrospira sp..
CACCAAGCACTCGGTTTCTCCATCGCATTGATTCGGCCGGTAACAGCTCCGCGATCCCTCTCATGGTGGTCGTGGAGCCGATTCGATTGGCCTGTCTTCGTTCCATCCGTCAATTCGCACATATATCAGCTTCCCGTTTTTCTCTGAGAACGATTCGGTACGAACGAAAGTCTCAGATGGGCGTTCCATTCGTCTTCCGGCCTGAGCTGTATTGACCAGATGGTATCGGCTGAAAGGTAGAGCATGACTGTGAGGCTCGGTTGACCCGGGGTTCCTAGATCCGAAAAGAAAGGGTTGTGATGAACATACAACCAGAACAGAAACAGGGGCGTGTTCCATCTGCCTCCACGCCGGCGATGCCGGAGAGCGTGGTTGTACCAATATCCGGCGCGGTGGCAGAGAAGGTAAGCGGGGAGTTGCAACGACGCCTGCTGGATGCACGTCTTCACTGGTGCCAGAAGAACCGAGTTTACGCCAAGCAGCGGGATGAGAAGGAAGGCTGGTTGGCTGAAGAGGAGGGGCTCCATGATGCGGTGCTCGGCAGGGAGCGGGTCGAACTCATACGCCTGTGCTATCCCTCACAGGTTGAGCGCTATCGTCTTGGTTTTCATGATGGGCAGGCGCTCCTTCGCATCCCGCTGGCGGCTATGAGGCAACATCATTCTTATGGAGGAGCGGTCCCACGCTCTTCCTACAACTATAGGTAGAAAAGTCGATGACCTGCCCACGTTGTGCCGGCTCCATCGTCGCGGAGCATTTGAACAATCCCGACGCCGGGTCCTCGATCGGGTTTCCCTGTCGGCGTTGTCTGAATTGCGGCGGAGAGGGGACAACGTGTTCGGATGCCTCAGACATCAGAGCCCGCTCGCTATTACATCCGGCCGTGGAGTGGCGGCAGGAACAAGGCCGCGTCGATAAGAAAGGAAGCTTCATGGATATGAATAAGATTCTTTGCTCCGGTGTTCCGGCTTCCGCAGTGCTCTGTCTGACCCTGTTCATCGGGGGGTGCGCGACTGACACTTCAGCCGCACCGCCAGATTCGCAACCGGTCGCGCGCGAGAAGACTGATTCAGCCCCTCGTCACTTGGATCCGCAACAAGCCGAACGGCTGAAGGCCGTGATGACTCCACTCCTTCAAAAGATGGATCACCAGATCGCACTGGATTCGGTTCGCATGGCGATCATGGATGATTCTCATATCAATGCCGCCAATGCGGGCGGCGGGGAGTTCTATGTGACGACCGGACTCCTTCAGAAGGCCAATGATGAGCAGCTTGCGGGTGTCATCGCACATGAGGTCGCGCATGCCGATCTCGGGCATGTGACGAAACTGCAAACCATCGGAGCCGGAACGAACATTGCTGCAGTCTTGCTCGGAGTGCTCGGGATTCCCGGCGCTGAGCTTGTTCCATTGGCAGGGGATTTACTCGTGGCTCGGCCGTACGGGCGAGACGCGGAATATGCAGTCGACCGCCATGGTGCCGAACTGCTTCAACGGACCGGACGGGATGGTAAGC
Coding sequences within:
- a CDS encoding M48 family metallopeptidase produces the protein MTCPRCAGSIVAEHLNNPDAGSSIGFPCRRCLNCGGEGTTCSDASDIRARSLLHPAVEWRQEQGRVDKKGSFMDMNKILCSGVPASAVLCLTLFIGGCATDTSAAPPDSQPVAREKTDSAPRHLDPQQAERLKAVMTPLLQKMDHQIALDSVRMAIMDDSHINAANAGGGEFYVTTGLLQKANDEQLAGVIAHEVAHADLGHVTKLQTIGAGTNIAAVLLGVLGIPGAELVPLAGDLLVARPYGRDAEYAVDRHGAELLQRTGRDGKQMMAATLTWLMQAEGTGAGGFFATHPATEDRINRVRQM